AGCATCTCATCCTAAACTTCGCTCATTTCTGGTGATGTGGTGTTACCCTTGGAGTTTTCATTGCCCAGACTAACCCTCCCGCCACAGGTCCCGCCCACTCCTTCGGCTCTAGTCCTCCCATTGGCCAGCCGCGGGCCCGCCTCCCTCACCGCGCCGCCTCTTCGCCCTGCACGTGGGCCTGCAGTTCCACAAGTTCCACGATCAGGCTCTGGTCTGTCACGCGATGACAGAAAACTTCTTGATTGTCCGGGACCGGTCGGAGGTCGCTGAAGAGAGGCGAGGCAGGCCCTGGTTGACCCCGGCCACTTCCGCAACCCACCTGGTCAGCCTCCTTTGGCACCCGGGCCTTCTTACCTTACGTCGATGGCCCCCGGAGGGAGAGTGGCGGAGAAGGCGCCCCCAAACAGTGGGTAGTCTCGCGTAGGCTCCATGGGCCTGAGACTAGGGTATGGGcattaaagatttaaaagaaacCCACATGGGGCCACTTGGCATCACTTCGGTTTCGCAGCAGCCCCGGCCCGCTTCAGGTCTTCCTCTGCTCCTGACCCTTTAGGATTTGGCCCCGCCCCGCGATCACGCTGGCCAATTGGCGCCCGCGCCTTGGGGGGGGCGGTGCCCCAGCGGAGCTCCTCCCGGAAGCCAAGCTCTTAGAAGGGCGCGGGGCGGGACCGGGGGATCCGCTAGGAGCTGAGACTTCGGTTTAGGACTTGTGACACTCTCGTGGTCACTCACCCGCGCCCGCCGGTCTCCCCCTTCTAAAGGGGTCGCACTTTCTAAGAGTGTTGCCTGAGACCCTCCTTAGGGGCGTTGCTCGTCCAAGGGACCGATATCTTTGGGGTCTCCTGAGTTGGTGGGGATAGTTTCAGGGTCTCCCATATCACTTTCCCGGGCCTCTTGACAGGGAATGAGCTGCCAGCCAGTTCGCTAATTCTCGGATGCATGGAATTAGGGGAACAGTGGGGCCAGGTGTGCGGGGCCGGGTTAGGATTCAGGCCTCACGCCTTCCTGAAAGCAAGACCCAAACCGGGGATTATACATGTGATCCCCTTCAAATCTTCGCCTTGGAAACTGAGGTGAGGCGAGgggatggaggggtggggagggaggcgtGGCCCACCCCTCACACACAGGCCTGGACGAAAGCACAGaataaactgttttttttaatagattttgagTGTTCTTAAGGTTTCAGCTCAAGTGTATCCTCCCAGCTAATTGCTCCATTCATCTTTGATCCCCAGCACCTGGAAGAGTGTTTAGAGCATAACAGACCCATGATGTACTGTTGAGTGATTGAATAAACCCAACAGGGTGAATTTTGGAACCCAGGGGACCACCCATACCCTCAGGGGTTCTAGATGTCATCTACTTCCAATCCAAAAACTGAGCAAGAGTGATTCTCATCCTGAGGCCATCCtgttactgaccagggttcttggcctccttaattaatagaaattgatcagaggccagacaagaaattcaggcaaggctttattggggcccctgctgcagcagggggaagTGAGAGCAAACAACAGTTTCCCTTGCTTGCTGGCTCCCTGAGGGGGTGGTGAACTTGTTCTTTATgtgggtgagggtaggggtgtgtccaggggtcaggccggAGGGGGGGCTTTGGTGGTTTTACCACCCCGTAGGTGGTGTGTGCAGGaggcatgcgcagtaccctggTTTTGCTCTGGGCTCTTCAAGAGGGGCAGTTGGGTTTtatggtctctttgtatcttttatCCAGGATTTGCCCCGACTGTGCATGCGTGCAGTATTTTTAGTCCTATacaatttctttgtattttgttgctggaggagacgtgtgtccaggtgcaagcactgcagcactgcagcaaagggtcccatgTTGCAGCCTGTATCACTAGAGCTGGCTATTtctgaatgggaaaagaatacGGGACAGAGTATGGCCTCAGAAGGTTTGCGGAACAGGAACAGTGAGAAAAGAATTTTGTATGTG
Above is a genomic segment from Mesoplodon densirostris isolate mMesDen1 chromosome 18, mMesDen1 primary haplotype, whole genome shotgun sequence containing:
- the RANGRF gene encoding ran guanine nucleotide release factor isoform X3, translating into MEPTRDYPLFGGAFSATLPPGAIDVSDLRPVPDNQEVFCHRVTDQSLIVELVELQAHVQGEEAARYHFEDVGGVQEARAVQVEAVQPLLLENLALRGCCQEAWILSGKQQVAKENQQP